The Haloplanus sp. CK5-1 genome segment GTCGAAACGGCGGCCGGCATCGGGGCCAACCCCTTCGCGTTCGTCCTCGCGGTGACCTTCGCGGCCTCCACCTCGTTTCTCACCCCCGTGGGCTACCAGACCAACCTCTTCGTCTACGGACCCGGCGGCTACCGCTTCGCCGACTACTTCCGGGTCGGCGCCCCCCTCCAACTCCTCCTCTCTGTCGTCACCGTCCTCGGCATCGCCTTCTTCTGGGGCGTTCGGGCGTAGACCGGCACGGCGTTTTTCGTCACTCGGGCCGTTCGCTCGCGCGTAGAGTTCACCGTCGTCCAGGGCGACATCGCCACACAGGGGGCGGACGCACTGGTCAACGCCGCGGGGACCAGCCTCCGCATGGGGAGTGGCGTCGCCGGTGCGCTCCGACGCGAGGCGAAGGGACCGATCGACGACGAGGCCGTCTCGAAGGAGCCGGTCGACCTCGGTGCGGTCGTCGTCACCGACGCCTACGACCTCGACGCCGACCACGTGATCCACGCGGCCGCGATGCCACACTACGGCGACGGCCGTGCGACCGAAGACAGCGTCCGCGCGGCGACACGGAACGCCCTCGCTCGCGGCGACGACCTCGGCTGTGCGTCGCTCGTCGTCCCCGTTCTGGGAACGGGTGCGGCCGGCTTCCCCTTCGAGGACGGCGCACGGATCGTCTGCGAG includes the following:
- a CDS encoding macro domain-containing protein, with protein sequence MATQGADALVNAAGTSLRMGSGVAGALRREAKGPIDDEAVSKEPVDLGAVVVTDAYDLDADHVIHAAAMPHYGDGRATEDSVRAATRNALARGDDLGCASLVVPVLGTGAAGFPFEDGARIVCEAVHGHDPTALTDVCVIAHSTAEYETLARVADDVRSG